The following are encoded together in the Synergistaceae bacterium genome:
- a CDS encoding OmpH family outer membrane protein, with translation MKKIVIFMITILAVFTVGSVAFAADEKVGFVDDMAILQQFPKFKQAQQQLEAISKKKSDAAKAAFDKETDDKKKAQIVQNLQLEMREEESKLMNPVLKEVNDTIGKVAKSKGVTIVLNKVLVYYGGIDLTPDVITALKR, from the coding sequence ATGAAAAAGATCGTTATTTTTATGATAACCATACTGGCAGTCTTTACTGTAGGCTCAGTTGCATTTGCCGCAGATGAGAAGGTCGGTTTTGTTGATGATATGGCAATCCTTCAGCAGTTTCCGAAGTTCAAACAGGCACAGCAGCAGCTTGAAGCCATAAGCAAGAAGAAGTCAGACGCAGCGAAGGCGGCCTTTGACAAAGAAACTGACGACAAGAAAAAAGCTCAGATCGTGCAGAACCTACAGCTTGAAATGAGGGAAGAGGAATCTAAACTCATGAATCCCGTTCTCAAAGAAGTTAACGATACGATCGGCAAGGTCGCGAAATCAAAGGGTGTCACTATAGTGTTGAATAAGGTGCTCGTCTACTATGGCGGTATAGATCTTACGCCGGATGTGATCACAGCGCTCAAGCGATAA
- a CDS encoding MBL fold metallo-hydrolase has translation MSELKAYAPNFIKYLGTGGARFCMIRQARRTGGIWFSYGGLAGVIDPGPGSLVHICGASPELDPHSIRAILLTHRHLDHGSDINVIAEAMTGGGFEKQGTIVLPKDAACGEDPVLLKYIAQKIERICLPEDGSIITLDCGVTVEPVAHVHHRVDCFGFIFRKEGLPTWGVISDTKPLDYLAKRYRECSYISINATFPDKKPRLEHMSITDVGELLQELHPKLATISHMGLVLLENGPEAYAKQISTDQTRVVAGQDGMVINLETLKVLAPVERPKEETEYRAI, from the coding sequence ATGTCAGAACTAAAAGCATATGCACCTAACTTTATAAAATATCTCGGCACCGGAGGCGCACGTTTCTGCATGATCCGTCAGGCACGCCGGACAGGGGGTATATGGTTCAGCTACGGCGGGCTCGCCGGAGTCATAGATCCGGGGCCCGGGAGCCTCGTCCATATATGCGGCGCATCACCTGAGCTCGATCCGCACAGTATACGAGCAATACTTCTTACCCACAGGCATCTTGATCACGGCTCGGACATCAACGTCATAGCCGAGGCGATGACCGGCGGAGGTTTTGAAAAACAAGGGACGATCGTACTTCCAAAAGATGCGGCATGCGGGGAAGACCCGGTCCTGTTGAAATACATCGCCCAAAAGATAGAGAGGATCTGTCTGCCTGAGGACGGCAGCATAATAACCCTTGACTGCGGAGTGACCGTTGAACCTGTTGCACACGTACACCACAGGGTTGACTGCTTCGGTTTTATATTCAGAAAAGAGGGGCTTCCGACATGGGGGGTCATAAGTGATACGAAACCGCTGGATTACCTGGCAAAAAGATACAGAGAATGTTCTTACATATCCATAAACGCCACCTTCCCCGACAAAAAACCGAGGCTCGAGCACATGTCCATAACAGATGTCGGTGAACTGCTGCAGGAACTGCATCCCAAACTTGCAACAATATCACATATGGGGCTCGTCCTCCTGGAAAACGGCCCGGAGGCTTATGCAAAACAAATCTCCACTGATCAGACCCGTGTAGTAGCCGGACAGGACGGAATGGTCATAAATCTCGAGACACTGAAAGTGCTGGCACCGGTAGAGAGACCTAAAGAAGAGACGGAATACAGGGCTATTTAA
- a CDS encoding M48 family metallopeptidase, with protein MADIVTLGGKVFEIRKDKRRTRIVVGIDSCRKYFIGCPSSYTEDKLKKLLSKNIEALISSLDDKISTLPPEHKYEEGELFLFRGKEYPLVWNNTKEHLRLDLNSGAFLIPTDKTGEGYKAFELWYKRALYNELRSILPLWTKALHVTPGIINIKTVKTAWGSCSSKGSITFCTRLALVPPELLEYVVVHELCHMLHMNHSPLFWAEVAKYIPDFKDKRTLLRKNAQIYKW; from the coding sequence ATGGCGGATATTGTCACGCTCGGAGGAAAAGTTTTTGAAATACGCAAAGATAAGAGAAGGACACGTATAGTAGTCGGCATAGACTCCTGCAGAAAATACTTCATAGGATGTCCTTCTTCTTACACAGAAGATAAACTAAAAAAGCTGCTGAGTAAAAACATTGAAGCACTCATAAGCAGCCTTGATGATAAAATCAGCACCCTTCCTCCGGAGCATAAATATGAGGAGGGAGAGCTGTTTTTATTTCGCGGTAAGGAATACCCCCTGGTATGGAACAATACAAAAGAACACCTCCGTCTTGATCTTAACAGCGGAGCCTTTCTTATCCCGACAGACAAAACAGGAGAAGGATATAAGGCCTTCGAGTTATGGTACAAGCGCGCACTTTATAATGAACTGCGCTCTATTCTGCCGCTGTGGACAAAGGCATTGCATGTTACTCCCGGCATAATAAACATAAAGACGGTAAAAACAGCATGGGGCAGCTGTTCATCAAAGGGCAGCATCACCTTTTGCACACGCCTCGCACTCGTACCGCCGGAGCTGCTTGAATATGTAGTTGTCCACGAGCTCTGTCACATGTTGCACATGAACCATTCTCCTCTCTTCTGGGCCGAGGTCGCAAAATACATACCGGACTTCAAAGATAAAAGAACATTACTGAGGAAAAATGCGCAGATATACAAATGGTGA
- a CDS encoding YgiQ family radical SAM protein, producing the protein MVNENKKTVRRDAFLPVNKNDMEQRGWDALDFLMVSGDAYVDHPSFGHAIIARRLESRGYRVGIVAQPDWRSTDDFARMGKPRLGVMVTAGNLDSMLNHYTASGKKRRSDDYSPGGKCGMRPDRATIVYCNRIRELWKDVPLIIGGIEASLRRIAHYDYWNDDVRRSLLVDSRADLLVFGMAELSVTEIADALADGIPVGDIRTVSGTCWKTHDPETANDAVVLPSYDDVKSDKRKFASAFKRYYIEQDSFRGNRLIQDQGPWHVVQNIPSRPLSTGEMDSVYALPYVRAWHPDYDEAGGVPALEEVRFSITSHRGCFGECAFCAITSHQGRIIQRRSDGSMIAEAKRFKRMDGFKGYIHDVGGPTANFTIPACEEQMKRGSCTGKSCLYPEPCRKMKPDHTDYIELLRKLRSIPGIKKVFIRSGLRYDYILADKKTGFLEELCRFHVSGQLKIAPEHVSPAVLKRMRKPPGSVTSEFLSEYREMNIKLGMKQFLVPYFMSAHPGSTINEAIELAEFIRDSGLRPEQVQDFTPTPGTLSTCMYYTGIDPLTGEDVYVPKSFEERKQQRALLQYWMPENSDTVRKALEKAGRRDLIGKTHHCLVIEGRRHTDNFKSSMDNRRKTL; encoded by the coding sequence GTGGTAAACGAAAATAAAAAAACAGTACGGAGAGATGCGTTTTTACCGGTCAATAAAAATGATATGGAACAGCGCGGATGGGATGCGCTTGATTTTCTGATGGTGTCGGGAGATGCCTATGTTGACCATCCGAGTTTCGGCCACGCAATAATAGCACGCCGTCTTGAAAGCCGCGGTTATAGGGTAGGCATAGTTGCCCAGCCTGACTGGAGAAGTACTGATGATTTCGCAAGGATGGGGAAGCCTCGCCTTGGGGTCATGGTCACGGCCGGGAACCTGGATTCGATGCTGAACCATTATACGGCTTCAGGGAAAAAACGCCGCAGCGATGATTACTCTCCGGGAGGCAAATGCGGTATGCGTCCGGACCGTGCGACAATTGTCTACTGTAACCGTATACGTGAGCTTTGGAAGGACGTACCGTTGATAATCGGCGGCATAGAAGCGAGTCTAAGACGTATCGCACATTACGATTACTGGAACGACGATGTCCGCAGGTCTCTGCTGGTCGACAGCCGTGCAGACCTGCTCGTCTTCGGCATGGCGGAGCTTTCCGTAACCGAGATAGCTGATGCCCTTGCTGACGGCATACCCGTCGGTGATATAAGGACGGTCAGCGGGACCTGCTGGAAAACACATGATCCTGAGACAGCAAACGACGCCGTTGTACTCCCATCATATGATGATGTCAAATCAGATAAACGTAAATTCGCCTCGGCTTTTAAAAGATACTATATTGAACAGGACAGCTTCAGGGGCAACCGCCTCATCCAGGATCAGGGTCCGTGGCATGTCGTACAGAACATACCGTCGCGCCCGCTGTCCACAGGTGAGATGGACAGCGTATACGCGCTTCCCTATGTGCGGGCGTGGCATCCGGACTACGACGAGGCAGGCGGTGTCCCCGCACTTGAAGAGGTGCGTTTCAGTATAACAAGCCATCGCGGATGCTTCGGGGAGTGCGCATTCTGTGCCATAACTTCGCATCAAGGCAGGATAATCCAGCGCCGCAGCGATGGATCAATGATTGCGGAGGCAAAGCGTTTTAAGCGTATGGATGGCTTCAAGGGTTATATACATGATGTGGGAGGCCCCACTGCAAATTTTACGATCCCGGCCTGCGAGGAACAGATGAAACGTGGCTCCTGCACAGGTAAGTCCTGCCTCTATCCGGAACCGTGCAGAAAAATGAAGCCTGATCATACCGACTATATTGAACTTTTGCGCAAACTCAGAAGCATCCCTGGCATCAAAAAAGTCTTCATACGCTCAGGCCTTCGTTATGATTACATCCTTGCCGACAAGAAAACCGGTTTTCTTGAAGAGCTCTGCCGTTTTCACGTAAGCGGTCAGCTCAAGATAGCGCCGGAACACGTCAGCCCCGCCGTACTCAAACGTATGCGAAAGCCGCCGGGCAGCGTGACGTCCGAATTTCTCTCGGAATATCGTGAAATGAACATAAAGCTTGGTATGAAACAATTTCTGGTCCCATATTTCATGTCTGCCCACCCAGGCTCAACAATCAATGAAGCAATTGAGCTGGCTGAGTTTATCAGGGACAGCGGCCTTCGTCCTGAGCAGGTACAGGATTTTACTCCGACTCCGGGTACGCTCTCGACTTGCATGTACTATACCGGGATCGACCCTTTGACCGGAGAGGATGTCTACGTGCCGAAAAGTTTTGAAGAGCGGAAGCAGCAGAGGGCTCTTTTGCAATACTGGATGCCGGAGAATTCAGATACAGTCAGAAAGGCTCTTGAAAAAGCAGGGCGCCGTGACCTTATCGGCAAAACCCATCATTGTCTTGTCATTGAAGGACGTCGTCACACTGATAATTTTAAATCGTCTATGGACAATCGCAGGAAGACGTTATAG
- the plsY gene encoding glycerol-3-phosphate 1-O-acyltransferase PlsY, with translation MSILWLIVGYVVGSCPTGFLVAKYLRGIDIRNFGSGNIGATNTGRLLGKKWAFAVASFDMLKGGLAVLFVSCFAESSTVLALTGASAVLGHNYPIWLGFRGGKGVATTFGVFGFFDFFNPWPALIGGCIWYLVMKKTRYVSVASMTALFASSLLMPVFGMPRPYYIAALLLSGLSVWRHRANIRRIQNGTEIKAG, from the coding sequence ATGTCAATTCTCTGGCTCATTGTCGGCTACGTGGTTGGGTCATGTCCGACAGGATTCCTCGTCGCGAAATACCTCAGAGGCATCGACATAAGAAATTTTGGTTCCGGCAATATCGGAGCGACAAATACCGGAAGGCTGTTAGGGAAAAAGTGGGCTTTTGCTGTCGCATCTTTTGACATGCTTAAGGGCGGACTTGCCGTACTTTTTGTCTCCTGCTTCGCAGAGAGCAGCACAGTGCTGGCGCTTACCGGCGCGTCTGCCGTGCTGGGGCACAACTATCCGATATGGCTTGGGTTTCGCGGAGGCAAAGGGGTGGCGACGACCTTCGGTGTCTTTGGTTTTTTTGACTTCTTTAATCCATGGCCGGCTCTGATCGGCGGCTGTATATGGTATCTGGTAATGAAAAAGACAAGATATGTCTCGGTCGCGTCTATGACGGCGCTCTTTGCTTCCAGCCTTCTAATGCCGGTATTCGGCATGCCGCGCCCCTACTATATAGCAGCGCTTCTGCTGTCGGGGCTTTCCGTCTGGCGTCACAGGGCAAATATCAGGCGTATCCAAAACGGCACAGAAATCAAAGCAGGATAA
- a CDS encoding CtsR family transcriptional regulator codes for MSSPESSLTRSIEEYISQLIEENSEGVVSLRRKDLAERFGCVPSQINYVLRSRFAPENGFLIESQRGGHGYIRVIQLTFRNCDEEVVHLSDLVGNTITEQEARRLLVNLQNRELLSPRERLIIEVSMRNLEENGRTLFDISPYRRDIMRAELLKKILTSLALG; via the coding sequence ATGTCATCACCAGAATCAAGCCTTACGAGAAGCATAGAGGAATACATCTCGCAGCTGATAGAGGAGAACAGCGAAGGCGTCGTCTCTCTTCGGAGGAAAGACCTGGCTGAACGTTTTGGCTGTGTACCCAGCCAGATAAATTACGTCTTACGCAGCCGTTTTGCCCCTGAAAACGGGTTTCTCATTGAGAGCCAGAGGGGTGGGCACGGGTATATCCGCGTGATACAGCTTACTTTCAGGAACTGTGACGAAGAGGTCGTACATCTATCTGATCTTGTCGGGAACACAATAACGGAGCAGGAGGCAAGAAGGCTGCTCGTCAACCTTCAGAACAGGGAACTGCTCTCTCCGCGTGAGCGGCTGATCATTGAAGTATCAATGCGTAATCTGGAAGAGAACGGACGCACTCTTTTTGACATCTCCCCTTACCGCCGTGACATTATGAGGGCCGAACTTCTCAAAAAAATTCTTACAAGCCTTGCATTAGGGTGA
- a CDS encoding ATP-dependent Clp protease ATP-binding subunit, with translation MWQDFTERGKRVFQLAHKEALRLGHDVIGTEHILLGLLDESDGVVSQIFAAFGIEPDLFKAEVEHFIGSNKPRAVPADLPMSPRAKMVIDLSMREARRMGVNYVGTEHILLGIIDEGEGLAAQLLASHGMDASTCRQVIRNIFGSTPPESQGQQRERPDFQHKQTQAQEPTSKTPTLDQLGINLTEMAKNGELDPVIGRDKEIQRVVQILSRRTKNNPVLIGEPGVGKTAIAEGLAQRVLSGDIPEILKGKRVMQLNVANLVAGTKYRGEFEERMRRLVKEISETKKVILFIDEIHTLVGAGGAEGAVDAANILKPSLARGEFQVIGATTISEYRKYIEKDAALERRFQPVQVDEPSEEDTVSILKGLRDSYEAHHRVHITDDALVAAAKLSKRYISDRFLPDKAIDLIDEASARARIQTLEAPEDLKALERSAGEIRKEKEEAVAAQEFEKAAHLRDSEKELVTRIAEWRREWTESRNQFTPDVKAEDIAGIVGEWTGIPVTQLTEAESMRLMRMEEQIGLRLIGQDEALHAVARAIRRARSGMKDPKRPVGSFLFLGPTGVGKTELARSLAEFLFGSDDAMIRLDMSEYMERHEAAKLIGAPPGYVGFEEGGKLTEAIRRRPYSVVLFDEIEKAHPDVFNILLQLLEDGRLTDGQGRLTDFRNAVVIMTSNVGVGEMMKGRSLGFADSDGGAGGIDVDRMKTVILEEARRSFRPEFLNRVDEMLIFKPLGREELLKIVDIMLDEVKKRTLDRGITIDVDSEAKQLLLERGYDPKYGARPLRRIIQKMVEDTLSNQMLEGSIVSGDKVLVGVENGELKFVK, from the coding sequence GTGTGGCAGGATTTCACAGAGCGGGGCAAGAGGGTTTTTCAGCTTGCCCATAAAGAGGCATTGCGTTTAGGACATGATGTTATAGGTACCGAGCATATTCTGCTGGGCCTGCTTGATGAAAGTGACGGCGTTGTATCACAGATTTTTGCCGCTTTTGGCATAGAGCCGGATCTCTTCAAAGCCGAAGTGGAGCATTTTATAGGCAGCAACAAGCCAAGAGCTGTACCTGCGGACCTTCCCATGAGCCCACGGGCTAAGATGGTGATAGACCTTTCTATGAGAGAGGCCCGCAGGATGGGAGTGAATTATGTCGGTACGGAACATATACTGCTGGGCATAATTGACGAGGGTGAAGGTCTGGCGGCACAGCTTCTTGCATCGCACGGAATGGATGCATCGACATGCAGGCAGGTTATAAGAAATATCTTTGGAAGTACTCCTCCTGAGTCCCAGGGACAGCAGAGAGAGAGGCCTGATTTCCAGCATAAACAGACACAGGCACAGGAACCGACATCGAAGACGCCTACCCTTGATCAGTTGGGTATAAACCTCACTGAGATGGCGAAGAACGGTGAACTTGACCCTGTTATAGGAAGGGACAAGGAGATACAGCGCGTTGTCCAGATACTTTCGCGCCGCACCAAGAATAACCCGGTCCTCATAGGAGAACCCGGAGTCGGAAAGACCGCAATAGCGGAAGGGCTGGCACAGCGTGTACTTTCCGGTGATATTCCGGAGATCCTTAAAGGCAAGAGGGTAATGCAGCTAAATGTGGCTAATCTGGTTGCAGGGACAAAGTATCGCGGAGAGTTTGAAGAGAGGATGCGCCGCCTTGTAAAGGAGATCAGCGAGACAAAGAAGGTAATTCTTTTTATCGATGAGATACACACGCTTGTAGGTGCCGGAGGTGCCGAAGGTGCCGTGGATGCCGCGAATATTCTCAAGCCGAGCCTTGCCAGAGGTGAATTTCAGGTTATAGGAGCTACGACGATCAGCGAGTATCGCAAGTATATAGAAAAGGATGCCGCTCTTGAAAGGCGCTTTCAGCCCGTACAGGTCGATGAGCCCTCAGAAGAGGACACTGTAAGCATACTTAAAGGGCTTCGCGACAGCTACGAGGCCCATCATAGAGTCCATATCACGGATGACGCGCTTGTCGCTGCAGCGAAGCTCTCAAAACGTTATATCTCCGACCGTTTTCTGCCGGACAAGGCTATCGATTTGATAGATGAGGCATCCGCAAGGGCCCGCATCCAGACTTTGGAAGCACCGGAAGATCTAAAGGCGCTTGAAAGAAGCGCAGGAGAGATACGCAAGGAAAAAGAAGAGGCAGTTGCAGCCCAGGAATTTGAAAAGGCGGCTCACCTCCGCGACAGCGAAAAAGAACTAGTCACCAGAATTGCCGAGTGGCGCCGTGAATGGACAGAATCCAGGAATCAGTTTACTCCGGATGTAAAGGCCGAGGATATTGCCGGCATCGTGGGGGAGTGGACCGGTATCCCCGTAACGCAGCTGACCGAAGCAGAGAGCATGAGGCTTATGCGCATGGAAGAGCAGATAGGCCTTCGCCTCATAGGGCAGGATGAGGCTCTTCATGCAGTTGCCAGGGCCATACGCAGGGCACGAAGCGGGATGAAGGATCCCAAACGCCCAGTGGGCAGTTTTCTGTTCCTTGGACCGACCGGCGTCGGAAAGACAGAACTCGCCCGGTCGCTTGCGGAGTTTCTCTTCGGCAGCGACGATGCGATGATAAGGCTGGATATGAGCGAGTATATGGAGCGCCACGAAGCGGCTAAGCTGATAGGAGCGCCTCCGGGCTATGTTGGTTTTGAAGAGGGCGGAAAGCTCACAGAGGCGATACGCCGCAGACCATATTCAGTTGTTTTGTTCGACGAAATAGAGAAGGCACATCCTGATGTATTCAACATACTGCTCCAGCTTCTTGAGGACGGCCGTCTTACAGACGGGCAGGGACGCCTGACGGATTTTCGCAACGCGGTCGTCATAATGACAAGCAATGTCGGAGTCGGTGAAATGATGAAGGGGCGAAGCCTTGGATTCGCAGATTCTGATGGGGGTGCCGGCGGTATTGATGTTGACAGGATGAAGACAGTTATACTCGAGGAGGCAAGGCGCTCCTTCCGGCCCGAATTCCTCAACAGGGTAGACGAAATGCTGATATTCAAGCCGCTGGGAAGAGAAGAGCTGCTTAAAATTGTCGATATCATGCTTGATGAAGTGAAAAAACGTACCCTTGATCGCGGCATTACAATAGATGTAGACAGTGAGGCAAAGCAGCTTCTGCTTGAGAGGGGTTACGATCCCAAATATGGGGCCAGACCGCTGCGCCGGATCATACAGAAAATGGTTGAGGATACCCTTTCCAACCAAATGCTCGAAGGCAGTATAGTCAGCGGAGACAAGGTTTTAGTCGGCGTTGAAAATGGAGAGCTGAAATTCGTCAAATAA
- a CDS encoding isoprenylcysteine carboxylmethyltransferase family protein codes for MMVRISKKISSLAFKYRGLFWGIFAAGILVFPGEFDAVRFILGLMILVSGQLLRFWAAGCIPKYRTEVIGAPVLVTWGPYKWVRNPLYAGNAIMGIGWAFMVGWGWVIAFIIAFFILYCLMIIPAEEEFLESKFGEKYRIYKEKVPSLFPFPRNGFPSGSNGERCFNAKIARSEEIYSIRINFLVTAVVIARLLFVK; via the coding sequence ATGATGGTAAGGATAAGTAAAAAAATAAGTTCATTGGCATTTAAATACAGGGGGCTGTTTTGGGGTATTTTTGCTGCGGGTATATTGGTGTTTCCCGGAGAATTTGACGCCGTCCGTTTTATTTTAGGACTTATGATCCTTGTCTCGGGCCAGTTGCTGCGTTTCTGGGCTGCAGGCTGCATACCGAAGTATAGGACTGAAGTAATAGGGGCGCCCGTTCTTGTGACTTGGGGTCCGTATAAGTGGGTCAGAAACCCACTTTATGCAGGCAATGCAATAATGGGGATCGGCTGGGCATTTATGGTCGGCTGGGGATGGGTGATAGCTTTTATTATCGCTTTCTTTATATTGTACTGCCTTATGATCATTCCGGCCGAAGAAGAATTTCTTGAGTCGAAGTTTGGTGAAAAATATAGAATTTACAAAGAGAAAGTCCCATCTTTATTCCCGTTCCCGCGAAACGGATTTCCATCGGGATCTAACGGAGAGCGTTGCTTTAATGCAAAGATTGCCAGGTCCGAAGAGATATATTCCATACGCATCAACTTTCTTGTTACCGCAGTTGTCATAGCCAGGCTCCTTTTCGTTAAATAG
- a CDS encoding UvrB/UvrC motif-containing protein has protein sequence MLCEKCGKNNAEVHLVKIVNGERHDEYVCRECARNMLPFDDVAKLMKMTFSFEGVIDMNEALKDLLFPALPDVSDESGDILKCPYCGGTMPETLSDKGSAETEKSTDDHTLHTGNDELTDLKNGLALAVHDERYEDAAVIRDRIIELEKNNNRVKGE, from the coding sequence ATGCTATGTGAAAAATGCGGAAAAAACAACGCGGAAGTGCATCTGGTCAAGATAGTCAACGGCGAGCGGCATGATGAATATGTATGCAGGGAATGTGCAAGGAACATGCTCCCGTTTGATGATGTTGCAAAATTGATGAAGATGACATTTTCATTTGAGGGAGTCATTGATATGAACGAGGCGCTGAAGGATTTGCTGTTCCCTGCTTTGCCTGATGTTTCCGATGAGTCAGGTGATATTCTGAAGTGCCCGTATTGTGGCGGCACCATGCCAGAAACCCTTTCTGACAAAGGTTCGGCAGAGACTGAAAAGTCAACAGATGATCATACCTTACACACGGGGAATGACGAACTGACGGACCTGAAAAATGGGCTGGCCCTGGCTGTGCACGATGAAAGATATGAGGATGCGGCAGTAATACGCGACAGGATAATCGAACTTGAAAAAAACAATAACAGAGTGAAAGGCGAGTGA
- a CDS encoding response regulator transcription factor, with translation MKRNRIILAEANHLFADFLKMTIERETDSEVIFSAGNGIDAVKNAYKLRPNVLIAGQILPDMNMMQVIREVRREMKYLCFLFIIKETSAELLSLLGEMDRIGVVSESSDAAEFLAALYSVSRGERYISQNVLDDLSKGSPQTEVHSDPLKDITPREREVLYWLSHGLTNQEIASVMILSDKTVKNHVSHILKKLDLADRTKAAALAWKEGLPYIPEEFFSLSCML, from the coding sequence ATGAAAAGGAATAGGATTATTCTTGCGGAAGCCAATCACCTGTTCGCAGATTTCTTAAAAATGACAATTGAACGAGAAACAGATTCCGAAGTGATTTTCAGTGCGGGGAACGGCATCGACGCTGTGAAAAATGCATATAAACTTCGTCCCAATGTGCTCATAGCAGGACAAATACTTCCGGATATGAACATGATGCAGGTCATACGTGAAGTACGCCGCGAGATGAAATACCTGTGTTTTCTTTTCATTATAAAAGAGACCAGTGCCGAGCTGCTGTCACTTCTCGGAGAGATGGACAGGATAGGGGTCGTAAGTGAAAGCTCTGACGCGGCAGAATTTCTTGCCGCTCTTTACTCGGTGTCACGCGGCGAACGGTATATAAGCCAGAATGTCCTTGATGATCTCAGCAAAGGTTCACCGCAGACAGAGGTCCATTCAGATCCGCTGAAGGATATCACCCCGAGGGAGAGGGAGGTCCTTTACTGGCTTTCGCATGGACTGACAAATCAGGAGATAGCATCCGTAATGATATTGTCAGACAAGACTGTAAAAAACCATGTCAGCCATATCCTGAAGAAACTTGACCTTGCTGACCGCACTAAGGCCGCGGCACTTGCGTGGAAAGAAGGGCTGCCCTATATACCAGAGGAGTTCTTCTCCCTGTCATGTATGCTTTAG
- a CDS encoding flippase-like domain-containing protein: MTVRKSFSVFVTIVILSIIGVLFSSIDSATFDVLKHSDTRVILFIAVLVILGWSLDAVKFIFLAKAAGEDLTFRQTLSVIFINYFGCAITPMQSGGGPFQIYLLYRNGVSVGKSVAITLIRTLQVIFLLALVVPFALAAEPEFFQKHYIMKWFVAYVIIFMIITSFLLVISVMNPQLIKRWSNGFLVRMKHVGVIKSIRFLHIARWANREIDNYSNNIRLFLSTGRKWFILSIIAAIAHLLVYMSIMPCLILAAGYNVEYMQCMLAESLFLFLLYFVPTPGASGAAEGGAAAVFALFVPWNMAGVMAVAWRLLSEYTGIALGTVVAVKLFGWGGADKIINEENGSFNNDGKDK; encoded by the coding sequence TTGACAGTACGAAAAAGCTTCTCTGTTTTTGTCACTATAGTCATTTTGTCAATAATAGGCGTGCTCTTTTCAAGCATTGATTCAGCGACTTTTGACGTTCTAAAGCATTCGGACACAAGAGTTATACTGTTTATTGCGGTGCTTGTTATTCTTGGCTGGTCTCTTGATGCCGTCAAGTTTATCTTTCTGGCTAAGGCGGCTGGGGAAGATCTTACATTCAGACAGACCTTATCCGTTATATTTATCAACTATTTCGGCTGTGCGATTACCCCGATGCAAAGCGGCGGAGGTCCGTTTCAGATATATCTGCTATATCGTAACGGTGTGTCTGTAGGAAAATCGGTCGCCATAACCCTTATCAGAACATTACAGGTGATATTCCTGCTTGCACTTGTAGTCCCCTTTGCCTTGGCTGCAGAGCCTGAATTTTTTCAGAAACATTATATAATGAAATGGTTTGTAGCGTACGTTATCATCTTTATGATCATCACATCGTTCCTGCTTGTGATAAGTGTTATGAACCCGCAGCTCATCAAACGATGGAGCAACGGATTTCTTGTCAGGATGAAACATGTCGGGGTCATAAAGTCCATACGCTTTCTTCATATTGCACGATGGGCCAACAGAGAGATAGATAATTACAGCAACAATATAAGACTCTTCTTATCTACCGGGAGGAAATGGTTTATATTGTCGATAATAGCGGCTATTGCTCATTTGTTGGTATATATGTCGATAATGCCGTGTCTGATATTGGCGGCAGGATACAATGTGGAATATATGCAGTGCATGCTTGCCGAATCATTGTTCCTCTTTCTTCTCTACTTTGTGCCGACCCCGGGCGCCAGCGGGGCTGCAGAGGGCGGTGCGGCCGCGGTATTTGCGCTGTTTGTGCCTTGGAACATGGCCGGAGTTATGGCTGTCGCATGGAGACTGCTTTCCGAATACACGGGTATCGCGCTCGGCACCGTTGTTGCCGTAAAACTGTTTGGCTGGGGCGGTGCCGATAAGATAATTAATGAAGAGAACGGGAGTTTTAATAATGATGGTAAGGATAAGTAA